A stretch of the Janthinobacterium sp. B9-8 genome encodes the following:
- the tsaB gene encoding tRNA (adenosine(37)-N6)-threonylcarbamoyltransferase complex dimerization subunit type 1 TsaB, producing MPYLALDTSTEYLSLAISTSKGIVARDWPAGQKHAEMILPSLATLLEECQLSMKDIAGVAFGNGPGSFTGLRIAAGITQGLAFAQDIPVLGISTLAALAEGCQANQVYVCLDARMNQVYCAAYRKEAGVWQTIIEPCLSDPDAIPLPDGSNWLGAGSGFAAYGEALKQRLGAQLNGANAARFPQAKDILTLALPDFAAGKGMPAAEAELVYLRNKVALKTHERIKK from the coding sequence ATGCCCTATCTCGCGCTCGACACCTCTACCGAATATCTTTCACTCGCAATCAGCACCAGCAAGGGCATTGTTGCCCGTGATTGGCCTGCCGGTCAAAAACATGCCGAGATGATTCTTCCCTCCTTAGCGACGCTACTGGAAGAATGCCAGCTCAGCATGAAAGACATCGCAGGGGTCGCCTTTGGCAATGGCCCCGGCTCTTTTACGGGCCTGCGTATCGCGGCGGGGATCACCCAAGGCTTAGCCTTTGCGCAAGATATCCCCGTATTGGGAATTTCTACCTTAGCAGCGCTGGCTGAAGGCTGTCAGGCCAATCAGGTTTATGTATGTCTGGACGCCCGAATGAACCAAGTTTATTGCGCGGCCTATCGCAAAGAAGCGGGCGTGTGGCAAACCATTATCGAGCCTTGCCTGAGCGATCCTGATGCGATCCCGCTTCCGGATGGTAGTAACTGGCTAGGCGCAGGCAGCGGCTTTGCGGCGTATGGCGAGGCACTCAAGCAGCGCCTTGGCGCTCAGCTAAACGGTGCAAATGCAGCGCGTTTTCCACAGGCCAAAGATATTCTAACGCTAGCCCTGCCTGATTTTGCCGCAGGCAAAGGCATGCCCGCAGCAGAAGCAGAGCTGGTATATTTACGCAATAAAGTGGCCCTCAAAACCCACGAGCGAATCAAGAAATGA
- the rimI gene encoding ribosomal protein S18-alanine N-acetyltransferase produces the protein MTVRELNASDIPQLMALDAATNSHPWDISHWQHSLKADVCLGIDGEAGLNAFAVAMKMVDEAELLLIAVAPALQGKGLGQRIFSALSEKLANNGAQSLFLEVRESNRQARRFYESAGFAETGIRPAYYPAASGSGREDALIFALSIFK, from the coding sequence ATGACAGTACGCGAGTTAAATGCCAGCGATATTCCACAACTCATGGCACTTGATGCGGCCACCAATTCGCACCCTTGGGATATCAGCCACTGGCAGCATTCTTTAAAAGCCGATGTTTGCCTTGGCATTGATGGCGAAGCGGGCCTGAATGCCTTTGCTGTAGCGATGAAGATGGTTGATGAAGCCGAGCTACTATTGATTGCCGTTGCGCCAGCATTACAAGGCAAGGGCCTTGGCCAGCGTATTTTTAGTGCGCTAAGCGAAAAGCTAGCCAACAACGGCGCGCAAAGCCTGTTTTTAGAAGTGCGTGAATCCAATCGCCAAGCAAGGCGTTTTTACGAATCAGCGGGCTTTGCTGAAACTGGCATCCGCCCTGCTTACTACCCGGCAGCCAGCGGCTCTGGCCGTGAAGATGCTTTAATTTTTGCACTGAGTATTTTTAAATGA
- a CDS encoding uracil-DNA glycosylase, with product MSRRALILDELGLSPVWIRKDILAELQAAEPAPIRPASNAAPVPRPQGFSPVAVAAHQALAPLVSSPKFTPPPVIAPANEPVEDERSKRISIMSWEELRSAVSSCTACALCQSRQKNGEQPVFGTGPMQPNIMVLGEAPDGDEEAQQTPFLGEAGRLLDNMLAAIGEEQQVYKANIIKCRTPNKRNPQAAEVLQCAPFLKRQIELLQPKSLFVVGRFALKTLLETDEPVSALRENLHHYKQIPLVVSYNPSYLLRNLPDKSRAWHDLLRLKASINKHPL from the coding sequence ATGAGCCGCCGGGCGCTGATACTGGATGAGCTGGGCCTTAGCCCGGTCTGGATACGCAAAGATATTCTGGCTGAGCTGCAAGCGGCTGAGCCCGCTCCCATCCGCCCAGCCAGCAACGCTGCTCCTGTGCCTCGTCCGCAAGGCTTTTCACCTGTGGCAGTAGCGGCACATCAAGCGCTTGCGCCATTAGTGAGCTCGCCTAAATTTACGCCGCCGCCCGTTATCGCTCCTGCTAATGAGCCGGTAGAAGACGAGCGATCGAAGCGAATCTCGATAATGAGCTGGGAAGAATTACGCAGTGCAGTTAGCAGCTGTACCGCCTGCGCACTTTGCCAAAGCCGCCAGAAAAATGGCGAACAGCCTGTTTTTGGCACGGGGCCAATGCAGCCGAATATTATGGTACTCGGTGAAGCACCGGATGGTGACGAAGAAGCCCAGCAAACCCCGTTTCTAGGTGAGGCAGGCAGGCTGCTCGACAATATGCTGGCAGCCATCGGCGAAGAACAACAAGTTTACAAAGCCAATATTATAAAATGCCGCACACCCAATAAACGTAACCCACAAGCCGCCGAAGTCCTGCAATGCGCGCCGTTTTTAAAGCGCCAGATCGAGCTACTCCAGCCCAAATCATTATTTGTAGTAGGCCGCTTCGCCCTAAAAACATTGCTAGAAACCGACGAGCCCGTCAGCGCACTACGTGAAAATCTACATCACTACAAGCAGATTCCGCTGGTTGTTAGCTACAACCCCAGCTATCTGCTGCGTAACTTACCAGACAAATCCCGCGCATGGCACGATCTGCTGCGCCTTAAAGCCTCAATCAACAAGCACCCGCTTTAA
- a CDS encoding EAL and HDOD domain-containing protein: MQNAYHLGRQPILNRQQELVAYELLFRNSSQRNEAIVPDDFLATLDVIQHAFSTLGASSVLGDKLGFINVNADLLMSDVLELLPPKQVVLEILETVEITPAIIERCLALKKKGFKLALDDIIHLGDAQRAILPHLCFAKLEVMGMSSAQMRRLMSELRAYPLQILAEKVDSPEQHQLCMKLGFDLFQGYYFAKPTILSGSKPQPSQMALLRLLGLINSNADNSEIETAFKHSPDLTINLLKLVNSVGASSPKKIDSLSAAITVLGRRQLGRWIHLLVYVQQSGKAINNNPLVQTAAIRGKFMELLALKQKPNNQSFADQAFMVGMFSLIDVFFNAPLQDLLEPLNLSDDVKDALMGKSNLLGNLLAQALLTEDNTPDANTNPPCDFEALLNAMSWANELG; the protein is encoded by the coding sequence ATGCAAAACGCTTATCACCTAGGACGACAACCCATCCTAAACCGCCAGCAAGAGCTGGTGGCTTACGAATTACTATTCAGAAACAGCAGTCAGCGTAACGAAGCCATCGTTCCCGATGATTTTCTGGCAACACTAGATGTCATTCAGCACGCATTCAGCACACTCGGTGCAAGCAGTGTATTAGGAGATAAACTCGGCTTTATTAATGTAAACGCAGATTTATTAATGTCTGATGTCTTAGAATTATTACCCCCAAAGCAAGTTGTATTAGAAATTCTGGAAACAGTCGAAATTACCCCAGCTATTATTGAGCGCTGTCTTGCCCTAAAAAAGAAAGGCTTTAAATTAGCCCTGGATGACATTATCCATTTAGGCGATGCACAACGTGCCATTTTGCCGCACCTCTGTTTTGCCAAATTAGAAGTCATGGGCATGAGCAGCGCACAAATGCGCAGATTAATGAGCGAGCTACGCGCCTACCCGCTGCAAATACTCGCCGAAAAAGTAGATAGCCCGGAGCAACATCAGCTTTGCATGAAGCTGGGGTTTGATTTATTTCAAGGCTATTACTTTGCCAAACCCACTATTTTATCCGGCAGCAAACCACAGCCTTCCCAAATGGCTTTATTACGCCTATTAGGGCTTATTAATTCGAATGCAGATAATAGCGAAATTGAAACCGCATTTAAGCACTCGCCCGATCTCACCATTAATTTACTAAAGCTGGTTAATTCAGTCGGAGCAAGCTCCCCTAAAAAAATAGATAGCCTCTCTGCCGCCATCACCGTATTAGGCCGCCGTCAATTAGGACGCTGGATTCATTTACTGGTTTATGTACAGCAATCGGGTAAAGCCATCAATAACAACCCGCTCGTACAAACAGCGGCTATTCGTGGCAAGTTTATGGAACTACTGGCACTAAAACAAAAGCCAAACAATCAAAGCTTTGCCGATCAAGCTTTTATGGTGGGTATGTTTTCTTTAATTGATGTTTTTTTTAATGCACCACTTCAGGATTTACTAGAGCCGCTCAATCTGAGCGACGATGTAAAAGATGCACTGATGGGGAAAAGTAATTTACTGGGTAATTTACTCGCCCAAGCCCTGCTGACAGAAGACAACACCCCTGATGCCAACACCAACCCGCCCTGCGATTTTGAAGCACTACTCAATGCCATGAGCTGGGCCAATGAATTAGGCTAG
- a CDS encoding ABC transporter substrate-binding protein yields the protein MWKWLFLGFLLHVSWANADDKLSIYVWSNSMPASTIKAFEARCQCRVEQSYYGDNEELLAKLAAGAKGYDLVFPSTFVLPALIGPNKLLALDKNKLPHSKDILPAFLRVPYDSNNAYHQPFMIGVTLLGYNAEKLKAAGVDPSSWAAIFDPEQLKKIKNKVTVLDSSRELFAAALMYLGKDPNSGKQEDLAAASDVIRKAKPYWAAFNNDSYSRQLANGNIWLAMGNSSDLFQARREVKETKRKFNLEFTAQKEGNEWWMDTVTIMKDAPRPDLAHQFIDFLLEGKTAAAQSKASGGISPVSTAVPFLDPELSQHPVLNPKPQDFAKWTLLRAYDAKERRLLSRYWTGIKVR from the coding sequence ATGTGGAAATGGTTATTTTTAGGCTTTTTACTTCATGTATCCTGGGCAAATGCTGACGATAAATTATCGATTTATGTATGGAGCAATTCCATGCCTGCCAGCACCATCAAGGCCTTTGAAGCACGCTGCCAATGCCGTGTTGAGCAAAGTTATTATGGCGATAATGAAGAGCTACTTGCCAAGCTGGCTGCGGGTGCTAAGGGTTACGATCTGGTGTTCCCATCGACCTTTGTCCTGCCTGCGCTGATCGGCCCTAATAAGCTACTCGCCCTCGATAAAAACAAACTTCCGCATAGCAAAGATATTTTGCCCGCTTTTTTACGTGTGCCCTACGACAGCAATAATGCCTACCACCAGCCCTTTATGATCGGCGTAACTTTGCTGGGCTATAACGCAGAAAAATTGAAAGCGGCAGGCGTTGATCCAAGCAGTTGGGCCGCTATTTTTGACCCGGAGCAGCTTAAAAAGATAAAAAACAAAGTCACCGTGTTAGATAGCTCGCGCGAATTATTTGCCGCTGCGCTGATGTATCTGGGAAAAGATCCTAACTCTGGTAAGCAGGAAGACCTTGCTGCAGCCAGTGATGTAATCCGTAAAGCCAAGCCTTATTGGGCCGCATTTAATAACGATAGCTATAGCCGCCAACTTGCAAACGGCAATATTTGGCTGGCGATGGGTAATAGCTCGGATTTATTTCAGGCGCGCCGTGAAGTTAAAGAGACCAAGCGAAAATTCAACTTGGAATTTACCGCGCAAAAAGAAGGCAATGAATGGTGGATGGATACCGTCACCATTATGAAAGACGCACCAAGGCCGGATCTTGCCCATCAGTTTATTGATTTCCTGCTAGAAGGAAAAACGGCAGCGGCACAATCAAAAGCCAGTGGTGGCATCAGCCCTGTCAGTACCGCAGTGCCCTTTTTAGACCCGGAGCTTAGCCAGCATCCGGTACTCAATCCCAAACCTCAGGACTTTGCCAAGTGGACTTTATTGCGCGCGTATGATGCCAAAGAGCGGCGCTTATTAAGCCGCTACTGGACGGGCATTAAAGTACGCTAA
- a CDS encoding glutamine--tRNA ligase/YqeY domain fusion protein → MSNEAPIVSNFIRSTIESDLASGKHASIQTRFPPEPNGYLHVGHAKSICLNFGVAQDYQGQCNLRMDDTNPEKENEEFAQAIASDVKWLGYEWAGEIRHAADYFDQLYAYAEELIQAGKAFVCELNAEQMREYRGNFEVPGKNSPFRDRAIEENMDLFRRMKAGEFADGSRTLRLKIDMASPNLNMRDPVIYRIKRAHHIRTGDKWCIYPMYDYTHCISDALEGITHSLCTLEFADHRPLYDWVLDNISIDCHPQQIEFSRLELLYTMTSKRKLAALVNEGLVSGWDDPRMPTVIGMRRRGYTPEGIKLFAQRVGVSKSENVVDLSILEGAVREQLESNCPRIMAVVRPLKVTLTNYEEGVTASRAAPYHPQHPEFGERNVPISREIWVEQDDFAEVPPAGWQRLTVGSEVRLRYSYVMKCDEVIKDAAGNVIELKCSLDMATLGQNPVGRKVKGVIHWLSAEHAVPAEVRLYDRLFTEARPDAVRGADGEYVDFRQFISPESLEVVTAYVEAVARDLAPETHYQFERVGYFVTDRKDHIAGEKIVFNRAVTLKDTWKSAT, encoded by the coding sequence ATGAGCAATGAAGCCCCGATTGTAAGCAATTTTATTCGTAGCACGATTGAAAGCGATCTTGCCAGCGGCAAGCATGCGAGTATTCAAACGCGTTTTCCGCCTGAGCCTAATGGCTATCTGCACGTTGGCCACGCTAAATCGATTTGTCTGAACTTTGGTGTTGCACAAGATTACCAAGGCCAGTGCAATTTGCGCATGGACGACACAAATCCTGAAAAAGAAAATGAAGAATTCGCGCAAGCCATTGCCAGCGATGTGAAATGGCTGGGCTATGAGTGGGCGGGTGAAATTCGCCATGCTGCAGATTATTTTGACCAGCTTTACGCATACGCAGAAGAGCTTATCCAAGCAGGCAAGGCCTTTGTTTGTGAGCTGAACGCCGAGCAAATGCGCGAATACCGTGGCAATTTTGAAGTACCGGGTAAAAACAGCCCTTTCCGCGATCGTGCGATTGAAGAAAATATGGATTTATTCCGCCGTATGAAAGCCGGTGAATTTGCCGATGGCAGCAGAACACTGCGCTTAAAAATTGATATGGCCTCGCCTAATTTAAATATGCGCGATCCGGTGATCTACCGCATCAAGCGCGCGCACCATATTCGTACCGGTGATAAATGGTGCATCTACCCGATGTATGACTACACCCATTGTATTTCTGATGCGCTGGAAGGCATTACGCACAGCCTATGTACGCTCGAATTTGCCGATCACCGCCCGCTTTACGATTGGGTGCTGGACAATATCAGTATCGATTGCCACCCACAGCAGATCGAATTCTCGCGCCTTGAGCTGCTTTACACCATGACCTCCAAGCGTAAGCTGGCTGCGCTGGTGAATGAAGGGCTGGTGTCGGGTTGGGATGATCCGCGTATGCCTACCGTGATCGGCATGCGCCGCCGTGGTTATACGCCAGAGGGGATTAAATTATTTGCCCAACGCGTGGGTGTTTCTAAATCAGAAAACGTAGTGGATTTAAGTATTCTGGAAGGCGCAGTACGCGAGCAATTAGAAAGCAACTGCCCGCGCATTATGGCTGTGGTTCGCCCGCTGAAAGTGACGCTGACTAATTATGAAGAAGGCGTCACAGCATCTCGCGCCGCACCGTACCACCCGCAACACCCGGAATTTGGCGAGCGCAATGTACCTATCTCGCGCGAGATCTGGGTAGAGCAAGATGATTTTGCCGAAGTGCCACCCGCAGGCTGGCAACGTCTGACCGTGGGTAGCGAAGTACGTTTGCGCTATTCCTATGTAATGAAATGCGATGAAGTCATCAAAGACGCCGCAGGTAATGTCATCGAGCTGAAATGCAGCTTAGATATGGCAACCTTGGGTCAAAACCCAGTGGGGCGTAAGGTAAAAGGCGTGATTCACTGGTTGTCAGCAGAGCACGCTGTGCCTGCCGAAGTGCGCCTCTATGATCGCCTGTTTACTGAAGCACGCCCTGATGCGGTGCGTGGTGCGGATGGCGAATACGTCGATTTCCGTCAGTTTATTAGTCCAGAATCACTGGAAGTGGTGACGGCCTATGTGGAGGCCGTGGCGCGCGATCTAGCACCCGAAACCCATTATCAGTTTGAGCGCGTTGGGTATTTCGTCACCGATCGCAAAGACCATATTGCTGGTGAAAAGATTGTATTTAACCGCGCCGTTACCCTGAAAGACACTTGGAAAAGCGCCACATGA
- the hemE gene encoding uroporphyrinogen decarboxylase — MSQLQNDTFLRALCREPVEYTPVWLMRQAGRYLPEYCATRKVAGSFLQLCKNTELATEVTLQPLERYPLDAAILFSDILTVPDAMGLGLYFSEGEGPKFERPLRDERDILALTVPDVGTELRYVTDAVSSIRKALNGRVPLIGFSGSPFTLACYMIEGQGSATFSRVKTMLYDRPDLLHHILDVNARTVIDYLNAQIEAGAQAVQIFDTWGGALAYGKYQEFSLNYMKQVIAGLKREHDGRKVPVIVFTKGGGLWLEDIADSGCDAVGLDWTVDLADARRRIGDKVALQGNFDPNALFANPAAIESEVDRLLASFGKGEGHVFNLGHGISQFTNPDHVTTLVNSVHKLSRNYHQIHK; from the coding sequence ATGAGCCAATTACAAAACGATACTTTCTTGCGCGCGTTATGCCGTGAGCCTGTTGAATACACACCGGTCTGGCTGATGCGCCAAGCTGGGCGTTATTTGCCTGAGTACTGCGCTACTCGCAAAGTGGCCGGTTCTTTTTTGCAGCTTTGCAAAAATACCGAGCTGGCTACCGAAGTGACCTTACAACCGCTAGAGCGCTACCCTCTGGATGCCGCAATTTTATTCAGCGATATCCTGACCGTGCCCGATGCAATGGGGCTGGGGCTGTATTTTAGCGAGGGTGAAGGCCCGAAGTTTGAGCGACCACTGCGTGACGAGCGCGATATCCTGGCGCTGACCGTACCTGATGTAGGCACTGAGCTGCGTTATGTGACCGATGCTGTGTCATCCATCCGCAAGGCTTTAAATGGCCGCGTGCCTCTGATTGGATTCTCGGGCAGCCCATTTACTTTGGCCTGCTACATGATTGAAGGCCAAGGATCTGCTACGTTTAGCCGCGTAAAAACCATGCTCTACGATCGGCCAGACCTGTTGCACCATATCTTGGATGTGAATGCACGCACGGTGATCGATTATCTGAATGCTCAAATTGAAGCAGGTGCACAGGCGGTGCAAATTTTTGATACATGGGGCGGCGCTTTAGCCTATGGCAAGTATCAGGAATTCTCACTCAATTATATGAAACAGGTGATTGCCGGCCTTAAACGTGAACACGACGGGCGCAAAGTACCAGTGATTGTGTTTACCAAGGGCGGTGGCCTGTGGCTGGAAGATATCGCTGATAGTGGCTGCGATGCAGTGGGCTTGGATTGGACGGTTGATCTGGCTGATGCACGTCGCCGTATTGGCGATAAAGTGGCTTTACAAGGTAATTTTGATCCGAATGCTTTATTTGCCAATCCCGCCGCAATTGAATCCGAGGTGGATCGTTTATTAGCAAGCTTTGGCAAGGGTGAAGGTCATGTATTTAATCTGGGCCATGGCATTTCGCAATTCACCAACCCAGATCATGTCACCACCTTGGTGAATAGTGTACATAAACTGTCACGAAACTATCATCAAATTCATAAATAA